A window of the Novipirellula caenicola genome harbors these coding sequences:
- a CDS encoding CRTAC1 family protein: MKKLKIGLGLLVALALIIAVILVVRRSQDDATNLPLSSQASERLQRTRNALAATENFESTAADADWTALYEESPNDPSIALNRALNRVLRVDVLTEQANNSLLDASEKQAARRELPQAIDAARNAIDDFAAAGDNPVIALWLKSRVDLHEASLLPATMTRTLRKEIFDRIVAAIKGDLGKRPESIILGGPLTQVLDELEDPIDGLPKDVGINAAKALAILSNQNEDNLFIALRAAKLNLAIESTDAADAVTRTLRLSRSIEPSLRRQTEPIGLTPDELVTAILDSIQSANWTTAENQMLLWFNVLNSTELVKTDRRRAAPHPLDRLSFDSLRRVAAEVAAQSPATGDAAPLQFSSNVIFDAAEITAVMPVDFDLDLVPDVAAASSTGTLTLIANDAGNWKPFASLELGMPVTGLLAADLFMVDSSDPSRIQVNRGSGDSETDNQVVSGARHNTLVTLIAFGNDGVKLIAVDGRKDTADDDRLKIVDKTTGLEEVTAITAAIAGDLEGDGDLDLLMATKHNGIRVFVNRGNRTFFEAAATDTATSLSKTNNIIAMEMVDLDRDLDLDVVTLDDVGQVGLVENLLHLQFRYREIAEIPKVTAAHSITVDDLDGNVSWDVIVGAADTTTVAYSQTAAAGIWSVDHVTTTKQTGDAMLVGDFNNDILLDVLQSNESAASAFRLGTATDSSVQSMDSSLGGSSLRAADFNSDGLLDVVGIRDGNVLVSLNQTESDGHYLDVRFRGIDDNNANSGRVNHYAIGSVVELRFGPHYRAEVIRSPVTHFGLGSFDGSASLRVIFPNGLTQTIRDPKIDALVEEEQTLKGSCPYLYAWDGQQYVFVTDCLWAAPLGLQVADGVVAKDRPWEYLKVDGDHVRERDGKYELRITEELWEVAYFDHVSLMAVDHPEAIDIWTNEKVGPAELATPTIYAFDQQDLSTLQHAVDTHGRDVSEKLSQIDRNFVQGFDRRLRQGLCEPHWIDVDFGSEFLSQPSVTTDSAAGESASNESIYLVLTGWILPTDTSLNIQIDQNPELQPIEFPSLWVPDAGEKDGWRKAIPFIGFPGGKTKTIVVDVTDAINRDDPRMRIRTSAQIYWDAAQLAIASEPATYQTHSLSLVDAKLDYRGFSRRIKKSPQTPEWYDYQQSSESPRWPPLRGRFTRYGDCAELLAAWDDAMVVMGSGDEIALQFTAPVDSPPPGWKRDFILHCVGWDKDADLNTLSGQSAEPLPFKQMTTYPPTRQQSEQIQKADRLNAPHLNRVHDFRAFWSRP, from the coding sequence ATGAAGAAATTGAAAATCGGATTGGGTCTGCTCGTCGCCTTGGCATTGATCATTGCTGTGATCTTGGTCGTGCGGCGTTCGCAAGACGATGCTACGAATCTGCCGCTATCAAGCCAAGCCAGCGAACGACTGCAAAGGACGCGAAACGCGTTGGCAGCCACCGAAAACTTTGAGTCGACTGCGGCGGACGCAGATTGGACTGCATTGTACGAGGAATCGCCCAACGATCCGTCCATCGCTTTGAACCGGGCGTTGAATCGTGTGTTGCGAGTGGATGTATTGACCGAACAGGCCAACAACTCGCTATTGGATGCATCGGAAAAGCAAGCCGCTCGTCGCGAATTGCCGCAAGCGATCGACGCGGCACGGAATGCCATCGATGATTTTGCTGCTGCCGGAGACAATCCGGTAATCGCATTGTGGTTGAAAAGCCGCGTCGATCTACACGAAGCATCGCTGTTGCCAGCGACGATGACGCGAACGCTACGGAAGGAAATCTTTGACCGGATTGTCGCCGCAATCAAAGGTGACTTAGGAAAACGCCCCGAGTCGATCATTTTGGGCGGACCACTCACGCAGGTTTTGGATGAATTGGAAGACCCAATCGATGGTTTGCCCAAGGATGTCGGCATCAACGCAGCCAAGGCACTGGCGATCCTGTCAAACCAAAACGAAGACAACCTGTTCATAGCGCTGCGGGCCGCCAAGTTGAACCTTGCGATCGAATCGACCGATGCAGCCGACGCAGTCACGCGGACCCTGCGGCTGTCACGTTCTATCGAACCTTCACTGCGTCGCCAGACCGAACCGATCGGCTTGACGCCTGACGAGCTGGTGACCGCGATCCTTGATTCGATCCAATCCGCCAACTGGACCACTGCCGAAAACCAAATGCTGCTGTGGTTTAACGTACTCAACAGTACCGAACTGGTGAAAACCGATCGACGCCGTGCCGCTCCGCACCCACTGGATCGATTAAGTTTCGATTCGCTGCGACGCGTTGCCGCTGAAGTCGCCGCACAATCGCCTGCCACTGGCGACGCAGCACCGCTGCAGTTCAGCAGCAACGTGATTTTTGATGCCGCCGAAATCACCGCCGTAATGCCGGTCGATTTCGATTTGGATCTCGTTCCCGATGTTGCGGCAGCTTCGTCCACGGGAACGCTGACGCTGATCGCCAACGATGCGGGGAATTGGAAACCATTTGCGTCGCTCGAGCTGGGGATGCCGGTGACCGGATTGCTGGCGGCCGATTTGTTCATGGTCGACAGCAGCGATCCGAGCCGAATTCAAGTGAACCGGGGCAGCGGCGACAGCGAAACGGATAACCAAGTCGTCTCCGGAGCCCGGCACAACACGTTGGTGACCTTGATCGCGTTTGGCAACGACGGCGTCAAATTGATTGCCGTCGATGGCCGCAAGGACACCGCCGATGACGATCGCTTGAAGATTGTCGACAAAACAACAGGACTCGAAGAAGTCACCGCGATCACAGCGGCGATCGCAGGCGACTTGGAAGGCGACGGCGATTTGGATTTACTGATGGCGACCAAGCACAACGGCATCCGCGTCTTCGTCAACCGAGGCAATCGAACGTTTTTCGAAGCAGCCGCAACCGACACCGCCACCTCGTTGTCGAAAACCAACAACATCATTGCGATGGAGATGGTCGATTTAGACCGCGACCTTGATCTAGACGTGGTGACACTTGATGACGTCGGCCAAGTTGGCTTGGTCGAAAATTTGCTCCATCTGCAATTTCGCTATCGTGAAATAGCGGAAATTCCAAAGGTCACCGCCGCCCACTCCATCACCGTCGATGATTTGGACGGCAACGTTTCGTGGGATGTTATCGTTGGAGCCGCCGACACGACCACCGTCGCGTACTCGCAAACCGCCGCCGCAGGCATTTGGAGTGTTGACCATGTGACGACGACCAAGCAAACGGGCGATGCGATGCTGGTCGGCGACTTTAACAATGACATTTTATTGGATGTTTTGCAGTCAAACGAATCAGCGGCGTCGGCTTTTCGTCTGGGAACCGCCACCGATTCGTCTGTGCAATCGATGGACTCGTCGCTGGGCGGATCTTCGCTTCGGGCTGCCGACTTCAACTCTGACGGATTGTTGGATGTCGTTGGAATCCGCGACGGCAACGTCCTCGTTTCGCTCAATCAAACCGAATCCGACGGACATTATCTGGATGTCCGTTTTCGTGGCATTGATGACAACAACGCCAACAGCGGGCGGGTGAATCATTATGCGATCGGTTCGGTGGTCGAATTGCGATTTGGACCGCATTACCGAGCGGAAGTGATCCGGTCGCCTGTCACCCATTTTGGTCTCGGTTCGTTCGATGGATCCGCATCGCTTCGAGTCATTTTCCCCAACGGATTAACGCAAACGATTCGGGATCCCAAAATCGACGCATTGGTCGAAGAAGAGCAAACGCTAAAGGGGTCATGCCCCTATTTGTATGCTTGGGATGGCCAACAATATGTCTTTGTGACCGATTGTTTGTGGGCCGCGCCACTGGGATTGCAAGTCGCCGACGGCGTCGTGGCAAAGGATCGGCCATGGGAGTATTTGAAAGTTGATGGCGATCACGTCCGAGAACGAGACGGGAAGTACGAACTGCGAATCACCGAAGAACTTTGGGAAGTCGCCTACTTTGACCATGTGTCGTTGATGGCGGTCGACCATCCCGAGGCGATCGACATTTGGACCAATGAGAAAGTCGGGCCAGCTGAACTTGCCACCCCGACGATCTATGCATTCGACCAGCAAGATTTGTCAACGCTACAGCACGCGGTGGACACCCACGGTCGCGACGTCAGTGAAAAGCTTTCGCAGATCGACCGGAATTTTGTGCAGGGATTTGATCGACGATTACGTCAGGGGTTGTGCGAGCCTCATTGGATCGACGTCGATTTTGGTTCCGAATTTTTATCGCAGCCATCGGTAACAACGGATTCGGCAGCAGGCGAATCAGCGTCGAACGAATCGATCTACTTGGTCTTGACCGGCTGGATCCTACCGACCGACACGTCGCTGAATATTCAGATCGACCAGAACCCGGAACTGCAACCGATCGAGTTTCCTTCGTTGTGGGTTCCCGACGCGGGGGAAAAGGATGGATGGCGGAAAGCGATTCCGTTTATCGGTTTCCCCGGCGGCAAGACCAAGACCATTGTCGTGGACGTGACCGACGCGATCAATCGCGACGATCCACGAATGCGGATTCGCACGTCGGCACAGATTTACTGGGATGCGGCTCAGTTGGCCATCGCCTCCGAACCGGCGACGTACCAGACGCACTCGCTTTCGCTGGTCGATGCCAAACTCGATTATCGCGGTTTTTCGAGGCGAATCAAAAAATCGCCACAGACGCCGGAATGGTACGACTACCAACAAAGCAGCGAGTCGCCTCGCTGGCCACCGCTGCGTGGACGCTTTACCCGCTACGGCGACTGCGCTGAATTGTTGGCGGCTTGGGACGACGCGATGGTGGTGATGGGCAGCGGCGATGAGATCGCATTGCAGTTCACGGCTCCTGTCGATTCACCACCCCCGGGCTGGAAACGGGACTTTATCCTGCACTGCGTTGGTTGGGACAAAGACGCCGACCTGAACACGCTGAGTGGGCAAAGTGCAGAGCCTTTGCCGTTTAAGCAGATGACCACCTACCCCCCCACTCGGCAGCAATCCGAGCAAATTCAGAAGGCGGATCGTTTGAATGCCCCGCATCTAAACCGGGTGCATGATTTTCGAGCATTTTGGAGCCGTCCGTAG